In Paeniglutamicibacter kerguelensis, one genomic interval encodes:
- a CDS encoding DUF4259 domain-containing protein: MNESLKRERSCAAKEPTLNDRLHWIEGAKECCLEKVPFKGEFRGNCGFSFGAHWPPLAYPNEYARISSKPLIVGRGLDLGAPQMGAWDVSVFCNDDAADFSYEFDDANTTAEVATVIENALDTVLRSDPEVEATDGAAGLAAAALVVAWNEPAMLENDADYAPQPWPRTTEPLPEHLTAKAASVLDRMKNAEGNELAELWAESGQSAEFTVEISRWRARFS; this comes from the coding sequence AAGATCCTGTGCCGCAAAGGAGCCGACATTAAACGATCGACTTCACTGGATCGAAGGCGCGAAAGAATGCTGTCTGGAAAAGGTTCCTTTCAAAGGTGAGTTCCGCGGGAATTGTGGCTTCTCGTTTGGGGCTCACTGGCCACCGTTGGCCTACCCAAATGAATATGCAAGAATCTCATCCAAGCCGCTGATCGTCGGCCGAGGACTCGACTTAGGAGCACCACAGATGGGCGCATGGGATGTATCGGTATTTTGCAACGATGACGCCGCGGATTTTTCGTACGAGTTCGATGACGCCAACACCACTGCCGAGGTTGCGACGGTCATCGAAAACGCACTGGACACGGTCCTTCGCTCGGATCCAGAAGTGGAAGCAACCGACGGCGCAGCGGGGTTGGCGGCAGCTGCACTTGTTGTTGCCTGGAATGAACCGGCGATGCTTGAAAACGATGCAGACTATGCGCCGCAGCCTTGGCCACGAACGACCGAACCCTTGCCTGAACATTTGACGGCGAAAGCCGCGAGCGTGCTAGACCGCATGAAGAATGCGGAAGGAAATGAACTGGCTGAATTGTGGGCCGAATCGGGGCAATCTGCCGAGTTTACGGTTGAAATCTCGCGCTGGCGCGCACGTTTCTCATGA
- a CDS encoding MFS transporter, with the protein MALNQRFTTKRCYVITGMGIGQVLSWGSTFYLLAALAGPIATDTGWHSSLIVAGVSVGLAIAGLGSPRVGRLVAGNHGRTVLIASALLLALGLAMIGLAPNQWWYLGAWVILGSGMSGGLYSGAFAVLGHTYGSSARSAITLLTLFGGFASTICWPLSTFLVNEVGWRGTALVYAGAHLVITAPLYALTVPRQPCAPAPGGGSGGTDPAASGVSGPRWLLIVLVATISALSTSIAALMSVHMFSMLAGIGIASTTAVVLAAAIGPSQVGARFIELFIGRKRHPLWTLLTATLAMAVSIGFLGMGILAPAILVVVYGVGIGLSSITNGTVPLALFGHKQYARIMGHIALPSLLAQAAAPIVGSVLIQNLGHRNTLIALGLFAFLAFVLTICLMFLHHGKRKNQGHLVQRKPSHPAFPSSEEVVPVPPMGLGL; encoded by the coding sequence GTGGCACTCAACCAACGATTCACGACCAAGCGCTGCTACGTCATCACCGGCATGGGAATAGGGCAGGTCCTATCCTGGGGATCGACCTTTTACCTGCTAGCGGCGCTGGCCGGCCCCATCGCCACAGATACCGGATGGCACAGCTCCCTGATCGTGGCTGGCGTATCGGTGGGGCTCGCCATTGCAGGTCTCGGCTCACCTCGAGTAGGCCGGCTCGTGGCCGGCAACCACGGGCGCACCGTCCTGATTGCCAGTGCACTGTTACTCGCATTGGGCCTGGCCATGATCGGCTTGGCCCCCAACCAGTGGTGGTACCTTGGCGCGTGGGTGATCCTCGGATCGGGCATGAGTGGCGGCCTCTACAGCGGGGCGTTCGCGGTGCTGGGGCACACTTATGGTTCCTCGGCGCGCTCGGCCATCACCCTTCTGACGCTGTTTGGAGGGTTCGCCAGCACCATCTGCTGGCCGCTAAGCACCTTTTTGGTGAACGAGGTCGGGTGGCGGGGGACGGCCCTCGTCTATGCGGGGGCGCACCTGGTGATCACTGCCCCCCTTTATGCGCTCACGGTTCCGCGACAACCATGTGCGCCAGCGCCCGGTGGCGGATCCGGAGGTACCGACCCTGCGGCATCTGGAGTCTCGGGCCCCAGATGGTTGTTGATCGTCTTGGTCGCGACCATCTCCGCCCTGAGCACCTCCATTGCCGCGTTGATGTCGGTCCACATGTTCTCTATGCTTGCGGGCATCGGCATCGCCAGCACGACCGCCGTCGTTCTCGCTGCAGCCATCGGCCCCTCCCAAGTGGGTGCCCGGTTCATTGAATTGTTCATCGGGCGAAAGCGCCACCCATTGTGGACGCTGCTGACCGCGACTTTGGCCATGGCAGTGTCCATCGGTTTCCTTGGCATGGGGATTTTGGCGCCGGCGATCCTCGTCGTTGTCTACGGGGTCGGGATCGGGTTGAGTTCCATCACCAACGGGACCGTACCATTGGCGCTTTTCGGCCACAAACAATACGCGCGAATTATGGGCCACATCGCCTTGCCGTCCTTGCTCGCCCAAGCGGCAGCCCCGATCGTAGGTTCGGTGCTCATCCAGAACCTGGGGCACAGAAATACCTTGATAGCACTGGGACTTTTTGCGTTCCTGGCCTTCGTGCTTACGATTTGCCTGATGTTTCTTCACCACGGCAAACGAAAGAATCAAGGACATTTGGTCCAGCGAAAACCGTCCCACCCGGCGTTCCCGTCATCCGAGGAAGTGGTCCCCGTGCCGCCAATGGGATTGGGCTTGTAG
- the arsB gene encoding ACR3 family arsenite efflux transporter, giving the protein MTLTVVPEDTGHITAKLSTLDRYLAVWILAAMALGLGLGRLIPGLGQALDSLKVAGVSLPIALGLLVMMYPVLAKVRYNETRRVIGDKKLMITSLVINWVLAPAFMFVLAWVFLADLPEYRTGLIIVGLARCIAMVFIWNDLACGDREAAAVLVAINSVFQVFAFGALGWFYLQVLPGWLGLPTTSAEFSVWSITLSVLVFLGIPLIAGFLTRTLGEKAKGRDWYENKFLPKIGPWALYGLLFTIVVLFALQGDAIIAKPLDVARIALPLLVYFTVVFGASMLIGRSLGMGYARTTTLAFTAAGNNFELAIAVAIATFGVTSGQALAGVVGPLIEVPVLVALVYVALWSRKFFTTTPSLTTQKVSA; this is encoded by the coding sequence GTGACACTTACCGTCGTACCCGAAGACACTGGGCACATCACCGCCAAGCTATCCACCCTTGACCGCTACCTGGCCGTCTGGATCCTGGCGGCCATGGCCCTCGGGCTCGGACTCGGGCGACTCATTCCGGGACTCGGCCAGGCCCTGGATTCCCTCAAGGTCGCCGGCGTCTCCCTCCCCATCGCCCTGGGCCTGCTGGTGATGATGTACCCGGTGCTGGCCAAGGTCCGCTACAACGAAACCCGACGCGTCATCGGCGACAAGAAACTCATGATCACCTCCCTGGTGATCAACTGGGTGCTCGCGCCGGCGTTCATGTTCGTGCTGGCCTGGGTCTTCCTGGCGGACCTGCCCGAATACCGCACCGGGCTGATCATCGTCGGGCTTGCCCGCTGCATCGCCATGGTCTTCATCTGGAACGACCTGGCCTGCGGGGACCGCGAAGCGGCGGCCGTGCTGGTCGCCATCAACTCCGTCTTCCAGGTCTTCGCCTTCGGCGCGCTGGGCTGGTTCTACCTCCAAGTGCTGCCGGGCTGGCTCGGGTTGCCGACCACCAGCGCCGAATTCTCCGTCTGGTCCATCACCCTCTCGGTGCTGGTGTTCCTCGGCATCCCGCTCATCGCGGGTTTCCTCACCCGGACCCTCGGCGAAAAGGCCAAGGGCCGCGACTGGTATGAAAACAAGTTCCTGCCCAAGATCGGCCCCTGGGCCCTCTACGGCCTGCTGTTCACCATCGTGGTGCTTTTCGCCCTGCAGGGCGATGCCATCATCGCCAAGCCGCTGGACGTCGCCCGCATCGCCCTGCCGCTGCTGGTCTACTTCACCGTGGTCTTCGGCGCATCCATGCTCATCGGCCGGTCGCTGGGCATGGGATACGCACGCACCACCACCCTGGCCTTCACCGCCGCCGGCAACAACTTCGAACTGGCCATCGCGGTCGCCATCGCCACCTTCGGCGTCACCAGCGGCCAGGCCCTGGCCGGCGTCGTCGGGCCCCTCATCGAGGTCCCCGTCCTCGTGGCGCTGGTCTATGTCGCACTCTGGTCCCGCAAGTTCTTCACCACCACCCCGTCCCTCACCACCCAGAAGGTCTCCGCATGA
- a CDS encoding arsenate reductase ArsC: MNTTASKPSVLFVCVHNAGRSQMAAAFLSNLSAGQIEVRSAGSAPADTVNPAAVAAMNEVGIDMSTEVPKILTTEAVKESDVVITMGCGDTCPIFPGKRYEDWKLDDPAGQGVEAVRPIRDEIRSRIETLISELLPATK; this comes from the coding sequence ATGAACACCACCGCTTCCAAGCCCTCCGTCCTGTTCGTCTGCGTCCACAACGCCGGCCGCTCCCAAATGGCAGCAGCCTTCCTGTCCAACCTCTCGGCCGGGCAGATCGAGGTCCGCTCCGCGGGCTCGGCCCCCGCGGACACGGTGAACCCCGCCGCCGTCGCCGCGATGAACGAGGTGGGCATCGACATGTCCACCGAGGTCCCGAAGATCCTGACCACCGAGGCCGTCAAGGAATCCGACGTGGTGATCACCATGGGCTGCGGCGACACCTGCCCGATCTTCCCGGGCAAGCGCTACGAGGACTGGAAGCTCGATGACCCGGCGGGCCAGGGCGTCGAGGCCGTGCGCCCGATCCGCGACGAAATCCGCTCCCGCATCGAGACCCTCATCTCCGAACTGCTACCCGCCACCAAGTAA
- a CDS encoding FAD-dependent oxidoreductase yields the protein MNQTYPVVVIGAGPIGLAAAAHLIERHQDVRVLEAGATAGAAMSAWGHIKLFSTWRYNIDAASRRLLETLTDTYAGDWEAPRETRLPTGSDMVAEYLAPLASHPALAPRISYGHRVAKVTRIQPDGRGVDKTSSKNREDSLFLVRTETAAGTEDVLASAVIDASGTWNMPNPVGRSGLEAIGEAEARAAGFITSPLPDPLGADQDSFAGKTVLVLGAGHSAANTLISLGRLRQQHPDTTVLWGLRGAANPVRLYGGGAADELPARGQLGTSLRRFVENGDITILENVSVTALETGDRLTVVLADGRSLVVDLVVPATGFRPDLAILSELRLDMDQIVEAPRELGPLIDPEFHSCGTVTAHGERILAHPETDFYIVGMKSYGRAPTFLMATGYEQVRSIAASLAGDRAAADVVELELPETGVCSTDLGGSCDLPAAGEPAASCGTPEPEAESESCCGTPEPATIGFATGTLHGHAELASGK from the coding sequence ATGAACCAGACATACCCCGTAGTCGTCATCGGCGCCGGACCCATCGGCCTGGCCGCCGCGGCACACCTGATCGAACGCCACCAGGACGTCCGCGTGCTCGAGGCCGGAGCCACGGCAGGTGCCGCCATGTCCGCGTGGGGACACATCAAGCTCTTCTCCACCTGGCGCTACAACATCGACGCCGCATCCCGAAGGCTCCTGGAAACGCTGACCGACACCTATGCCGGGGACTGGGAAGCGCCCCGGGAAACCCGCCTCCCCACGGGTTCCGACATGGTCGCCGAATACCTGGCACCCCTGGCTTCCCACCCGGCGCTGGCCCCCCGGATCAGCTACGGGCACCGGGTCGCCAAGGTCACCCGCATCCAGCCCGACGGCAGGGGCGTGGACAAGACCAGCTCAAAGAATCGCGAGGATTCCCTCTTCCTGGTCCGCACCGAAACCGCAGCGGGAACCGAGGACGTGCTGGCCAGCGCCGTCATCGACGCCTCCGGAACCTGGAACATGCCCAACCCGGTGGGACGCTCGGGCCTCGAGGCCATCGGCGAGGCCGAGGCCCGCGCGGCAGGTTTCATCACCTCTCCCCTGCCCGATCCCCTGGGTGCGGATCAGGATTCCTTCGCCGGGAAAACCGTCCTCGTGCTGGGCGCCGGGCACTCGGCGGCCAACACGCTGATCAGCCTCGGCCGCCTGCGCCAGCAGCACCCGGACACCACCGTGCTCTGGGGCCTGCGCGGGGCGGCGAACCCGGTCCGCCTTTACGGCGGCGGGGCGGCCGACGAGCTGCCGGCCCGCGGGCAGCTGGGCACGTCCCTGCGCCGCTTCGTCGAAAACGGGGACATCACCATCCTCGAAAACGTCTCCGTCACCGCCCTGGAAACGGGCGACCGGTTGACCGTGGTCCTGGCAGACGGCCGCAGCCTCGTCGTTGACCTGGTGGTCCCGGCCACGGGCTTCCGCCCCGACCTGGCAATCCTCTCGGAACTCCGTTTGGACATGGACCAGATCGTGGAGGCCCCGCGCGAACTCGGCCCGCTCATCGATCCCGAGTTCCACAGCTGCGGCACGGTCACCGCCCACGGCGAACGCATCCTGGCCCACCCGGAGACCGACTTCTACATCGTCGGCATGAAGAGCTACGGCCGTGCCCCGACCTTCCTCATGGCCACCGGCTACGAGCAGGTCCGCTCCATCGCGGCCTCCCTGGCCGGGGACCGCGCGGCCGCCGACGTTGTCGAACTGGAACTGCCCGAAACCGGGGTCTGCTCCACCGACCTGGGCGGGTCCTGCGACCTGCCGGCCGCCGGCGAACCCGCAGCCAGCTGCGGCACCCCGGAACCCGAGGCCGAGTCCGAGTCCTGCTGCGGCACCCCCGAGCCGGCCACCATCGGGTTCGCCACCGGAACCCTGCACGGCCACGCGGAACTGGCCAGCGGGAAATAG
- a CDS encoding DUF6286 domain-containing protein, with protein MVSHQPAGQRLVVHPAARITSRWLNALAWNDPSVEGLGFAAIVVGVILLLCAFIPGRFSALTVDVAGAGAGEGTSPVQERETVMTRRAVAHLAKARCVQIDGVDSAVATATTTSVHLSVKTFLHDPGDLRTRVTDAVRARLKETGLDPVPQVTAAVQSRT; from the coding sequence GTGGTTAGCCATCAGCCGGCTGGCCAGCGGCTCGTGGTCCACCCTGCTGCAAGGATCACGAGCCGCTGGCTGAACGCGCTGGCATGGAACGACCCCTCCGTCGAGGGGCTCGGGTTCGCCGCCATCGTCGTGGGCGTGATCCTACTGCTGTGTGCCTTTATTCCCGGGAGGTTTAGTGCCCTCACCGTCGATGTTGCGGGCGCCGGCGCCGGCGAGGGGACGTCACCGGTGCAGGAGCGAGAAACAGTGATGACCCGCCGCGCCGTCGCCCACCTGGCCAAGGCCCGATGCGTGCAGATCGATGGCGTCGACTCGGCCGTCGCGACAGCCACCACCACGAGTGTCCACCTGAGTGTGAAGACGTTCCTGCATGATCCGGGGGACCTGCGAACCCGGGTCACCGACGCTGTCCGGGCCCGCCTGAAAGAAACCGGACTCGATCCGGTTCCGCAGGTTACCGCAGCGGTACAGTCCAGAACCTGA
- a CDS encoding Asp23/Gls24 family envelope stress response protein, with the protein MNPQGSHALPLPGAGRRGADLDEMGSRGQTFLADKVIEKIAGQIASDESSAGGSSGGFLGIGGHADLSARPKASVELAGNIATIRVEVGMLYPVPLRQATEALRQRIRTRITELTGVEVRQVDIRISWLTTGTNGRRKLL; encoded by the coding sequence ATGAATCCGCAAGGATCCCACGCGCTGCCGTTGCCCGGGGCGGGTCGGCGGGGTGCGGACCTCGACGAGATGGGCTCGCGGGGGCAAACGTTCCTGGCGGACAAGGTGATCGAAAAGATCGCCGGACAAATCGCCAGCGACGAATCATCCGCGGGCGGTTCCTCCGGCGGGTTCCTGGGCATCGGAGGCCATGCGGACCTGTCGGCCCGGCCCAAGGCGTCCGTGGAACTCGCCGGGAACATCGCAACCATACGTGTCGAGGTCGGGATGCTGTATCCGGTGCCGCTGCGCCAGGCCACCGAGGCGTTGCGCCAACGAATCAGGACCAGAATCACGGAGTTGACCGGGGTTGAAGTCCGGCAGGTCGACATCAGGATCTCCTGGCTGACCACCGGCACCAACGGGCGCAGGAAGCTGCTATGA